One window of the Triticum dicoccoides isolate Atlit2015 ecotype Zavitan chromosome 3B, WEW_v2.0, whole genome shotgun sequence genome contains the following:
- the LOC119281055 gene encoding aquaporin NIP1-2-like — MEEGRDEKEATSENSEDRGNTSDSSRCDGSGLMSVQFMQKILAEILGTYFMILAGCGAVVVNQSTGGAVTFPGICVVWGLVIMVMVYSVGHVSGAHFNPAVTIAFATCRRFPWKQVPSYVLAQVLGSTLASLTLRLTFGGAHGHSFGTMPSGSSTQAVALEFIISFYLMFVVSGVGTDDRAVGELAGLAVGATVVLNVLFAGPITGASMNSARSLGPAIVACRYGGVWVYVVGPVCGTVAAAWTYNLIRLPDKPIARSGSTASFLRPL, encoded by the exons ATGGAGGAAGGGCGAGACGAGAAAGAGGCCACGTCTGAGAATTCAGAAGACCGGGGCAACACTAGTGACAGCAGCAGATGCGACGGCAGCGGCCTGATGTCCGTCCAATTCATGCAGAAG ATTCTTGCCGAAATTCTGGGCACCTACTTCATGATCTTGGCGGGTTGCGGCGCCGTGGTGGTGAACCAGAGCACGGGCGGCGCGGTGACGTTCCCGGGGATCTGCGTCGTGTGGGGGCTCGTCATCATGGTCATGGTCTACTCCGTCGGCCACGTCTCCGGGGCGCACTTCAACCCCGCCGTCACCATCGCCTTCGCCACCTGCCGCCGCTTCCCGTGGAAGCAG GTGCCGTCCTACGTGCTGGCTCAGGTGCTGGGATCCACGCTGGCGAGCCTGACGCTGCGACTGACGTTCGGCGGCGCGCACGGGCACTCGTTCGGGACGATGCCGTCCGGTTCGAGCACGCAGGCGGTGGCGCTCGAGTTCATCATCTCCTTCTACCTCATGTTCGTCGTCTCGGGCGTGGGCACGGACGACAGAGCA GTTGGTGAGTTGGCTGGTCTCGCAGTTGGTGCCACCGTCGTGCTGAACGTGCTCTTTGCCGG GCCGATCACGGGGGCGTCGATGAACTCTGCGAGGAGCCTAGGGCCGGCGATCGTCGCCTGCCGGTACGGCGGTGTGTGGGTGTACGTCGTCGGCCCGGTGTGCGGGACGGTGGCGGCAGCCTGGACCTACAACCTCATACGGCTCCCGGACAAGCCGATCGCCAGGAGCGGGTCGACTGCGTCGTTTCTCAGACCGCTGTAA